In the genome of Deinococcus yavapaiensis KR-236, one region contains:
- a CDS encoding transcription elongation factor GreA translates to MSQPKIQMTRRGYEKLQEDLNYRKTTRREQISEYMGSAIADGDLRESAAYDEARMQQSENEARIVELEDRLSRAVIVELDEAETRVGLGAKVVVQDGRGKEHKFEIVGTYETDVLKGKISDQSPIGQALAGRGVGETVKVTMPKGSQEFKILDVKYD, encoded by the coding sequence ATGTCTCAGCCGAAGATCCAAATGACCCGCCGGGGTTACGAAAAGCTCCAAGAAGACCTCAACTACCGCAAGACGACGCGACGCGAGCAGATTTCCGAGTACATGGGAAGCGCCATCGCGGACGGCGATTTGCGTGAAAGCGCCGCGTACGACGAGGCCCGAATGCAGCAATCGGAGAACGAGGCGCGCATCGTGGAACTCGAAGACCGCCTGTCGCGCGCCGTCATCGTCGAGTTGGACGAAGCCGAGACGCGCGTCGGGCTCGGGGCGAAAGTCGTCGTGCAAGACGGGCGCGGCAAGGAGCACAAGTTCGAGATCGTCGGAACGTACGAAACGGACGTGCTCAAAGGCAAGATCAGCGACCAAAGCCCGATCGGGCAGGCGCTGGCGGGCCGCGGAGTCGGCGAGACCGTGAAGGTCACGATGCCCAAAGGTTCGCAGGAATTCAAGATTCTCGACGTCAAGTACGATTGA
- a CDS encoding DJ-1/PfpI family protein produces MSVAVIVYNGLLELELGAALTALNLGGGEGTTRTVSRSRASVVGVGGLVTTPEVMFASLEPPRAVFVPGGPGAARLAKEPLAKTFLASQASRGAWIAASGSGVLALGAAGLLQGRAVSASPDFAEDLWDFGPSDVRTSGVTEDGPVITAPGGLGALDVALRLCAHLWGQDTSASVALRLGR; encoded by the coding sequence ATGAGCGTCGCCGTGATCGTGTACAACGGCTTGCTGGAACTCGAACTCGGCGCGGCCCTCACGGCCCTCAACCTCGGTGGCGGCGAGGGCACCACCCGTACCGTGTCGCGCTCTCGAGCGTCCGTCGTCGGTGTCGGCGGGCTCGTCACGACGCCCGAGGTGATGTTCGCGTCCCTGGAGCCGCCGCGCGCCGTGTTCGTTCCCGGCGGTCCGGGCGCGGCGCGCCTCGCCAAGGAGCCGCTCGCCAAGACCTTCCTCGCGTCGCAAGCGTCACGCGGCGCGTGGATCGCCGCTTCGGGCAGCGGTGTGCTCGCGCTCGGCGCGGCAGGCTTGCTGCAAGGACGCGCCGTGAGCGCCTCGCCCGACTTCGCCGAGGACCTCTGGGACTTCGGGCCGAGCGACGTTCGCACGAGCGGCGTCACGGAGGACGGACCGGTCATCACCGCGCCCGGCGGGCTCGGCGCCCTCGACGTCGCGCTTCGGCTGTGCGCGCATTTGTGGGGACAGGACACCTCGGCGAGCGTCGCGCTCCGACTCGGCCGATGA
- a CDS encoding HAD family hydrolase: MTAHPATPGRHVAFDWGGVFTIGTFDGRSTARMSERYERDVADVRRHYFALVHHLEVGEWTLERFWDEMNARLSLQVPFEDFRTLYLASVAHNEPMYALLSRLPRTVRVGLLSNNYPVVSDELRRDPAFARFDTLVFSNELGHKKPAPEAFAALASGLAVPTETVAFVDDVHENIEAARRAGFHGLLYHHERHDSFEDELSAWLGVDVRLAIA; this comes from the coding sequence ATGACCGCTCACCCCGCCACGCCCGGACGTCACGTCGCCTTCGATTGGGGCGGCGTCTTCACGATCGGTACCTTCGACGGCCGATCCACCGCTCGAATGAGCGAGCGGTACGAACGCGACGTCGCCGACGTCCGCCGTCACTACTTCGCGCTCGTCCACCACCTGGAGGTCGGCGAGTGGACGTTGGAGCGCTTCTGGGACGAGATGAACGCCCGCCTGTCACTCCAAGTGCCCTTCGAGGACTTCCGAACGCTCTACTTGGCGAGCGTGGCCCACAACGAGCCCATGTACGCCCTGCTGAGCCGATTGCCGCGAACCGTGCGCGTCGGTCTGCTGAGCAACAACTACCCGGTGGTCTCCGACGAGTTGCGGCGCGATCCCGCCTTCGCCCGCTTCGACACCCTCGTCTTCAGCAACGAACTCGGCCACAAGAAGCCCGCCCCGGAAGCGTTCGCGGCCTTGGCGAGCGGTTTGGCCGTGCCGACCGAGACCGTCGCGTTCGTGGACGACGTGCACGAAAACATCGAAGCGGCACGCCGCGCGGGCTTCCACGGACTGCTGTACCACCACGAGCGGCACGACTCGTTCGAGGACGAGCTTTCGGCTTGGCTCGGCGTCGACGTGCGCCTCGCGATCGCATGA
- a CDS encoding DUF3208 domain-containing protein, with protein MTSPDSADSRVAVKLLQGYLWHPKDAPYTPADFLPSVLEDTNVLFDEITPPFAFFDDGTLTSTQAFYQFTALRLYDAKPDDATLHEHALRFSQALGPVLQETPRSLGWELWEDLREL; from the coding sequence ATGACGAGCCCGGACTCCGCCGATTCGCGCGTCGCCGTGAAATTGCTGCAAGGCTATCTGTGGCACCCCAAGGACGCGCCGTACACGCCCGCCGACTTTCTGCCGAGCGTTCTGGAAGACACCAACGTGCTCTTCGACGAGATCACGCCGCCGTTCGCGTTCTTCGACGACGGCACCCTCACGAGCACGCAGGCGTTTTATCAATTCACTGCCTTGCGCCTGTACGACGCCAAGCCCGACGACGCAACCCTCCACGAGCACGCCCTGCGCTTCTCGCAAGCGCTCGGCCCCGTGCTGCAGGAAACGCCGAGGAGCCTCGGGTGGGAACTTTGGGAGGATTTGCGCGAACTTTGA
- a CDS encoding histone deacetylase family protein has product MTSFRAYTPAAYDFPLPEGHRFPMYKYAGVVERLRDRIDILDAPRLEWELAEAVHDAEYLRRWRLGEVSREEVRNFGLPWSPEVVERALRASGGTVVAMRDALRCGFGVNLAGGTHHAFADRAEGFSLLNDVAIAARLALAEGWARRVLILDLDVHQGNGTARLLANESRAFTLSVHGERNYPFRKEVSDLDLGLPDGVTDGEYLEVMDAKVLPAVAAFEPDLVLYLAGVDVLAGDRFGRFALTLDGATRRSRRVFEACRAWRVPIVTTMAGGYNRTPELTIAAHASTVEVGLQVYKAIQSLDNVKSV; this is encoded by the coding sequence GTGACGTCCTTTCGCGCCTACACACCGGCGGCTTACGACTTTCCGCTGCCCGAAGGGCACCGCTTTCCGATGTACAAGTACGCGGGCGTGGTAGAGCGCTTGCGCGACCGCATCGACATTCTCGACGCGCCCCGCTTGGAGTGGGAACTCGCCGAGGCGGTGCACGACGCCGAGTACCTTCGACGCTGGCGGCTCGGCGAGGTGTCACGCGAGGAGGTGCGCAACTTCGGCTTGCCGTGGAGTCCCGAGGTTGTGGAGCGGGCGTTGCGGGCGTCGGGCGGCACGGTGGTGGCGATGCGAGACGCGCTGCGCTGCGGTTTCGGGGTGAACCTCGCAGGCGGCACGCACCACGCGTTTGCCGACCGCGCGGAAGGATTTTCGCTGCTCAACGACGTGGCGATCGCCGCGCGGCTCGCGCTCGCCGAGGGCTGGGCGCGCCGCGTGCTGATCTTGGACTTGGACGTGCATCAAGGCAACGGGACGGCACGCCTGTTGGCGAACGAATCGCGCGCCTTCACCCTCTCGGTGCACGGCGAGCGCAACTATCCGTTTCGCAAGGAGGTGTCGGACCTCGATTTGGGTCTGCCCGACGGCGTGACGGACGGCGAGTATCTGGAGGTGATGGACGCGAAGGTCCTGCCGGCAGTTGCGGCCTTCGAGCCCGACCTCGTGTTGTATCTCGCGGGCGTCGACGTCTTGGCGGGGGACCGCTTCGGGCGCTTCGCCTTGACCCTCGACGGAGCGACGCGGCGTTCTCGCCGGGTCTTCGAAGCGTGCCGCGCTTGGCGCGTTCCGATCGTCACGACGATGGCGGGCGGGTACAATCGCACGCCCGAACTCACGATCGCCGCTCACGCCTCCACGGTGGAAGTTGGGTTGCAGGTGTACAAGGCTATTCAAAGCCTTGACAACGTGAAGAGCGTTTGA
- a CDS encoding inositol monophosphatase family protein produces MSRSANEVRRGAPSAETWQDERVEFQESIEAVLETAVTAAKAAGSIHRQFAGRALHVRTKSSASDLVTEVDALAEAAIREVILARFPDHAILGEEEGAVGSSPARWVVDPLDGTVNYAHGFPVSCASVAFEWNGRRLAGAVYDQGRDELFTATLGGGAFLNGAPLAVSTTPSVSAPALLATGFPYDPEDTRNFERFRRLLAMGVPIRRPGAAALDLCYVAAGRLDGYWEFGLHPWDAAAGSLIVEEAGGRVTDGGGASTPYGEMILATNGLFHSELLGALA; encoded by the coding sequence GTGTCGCGCTCGGCGAACGAGGTGCGCCGTGGCGCGCCGAGCGCCGAGACCTGGCAAGATGAAAGGGTGGAGTTCCAGGAGTCGATCGAAGCGGTGCTCGAAACGGCCGTGACAGCGGCGAAGGCCGCCGGAAGCATTCACCGCCAATTCGCGGGGCGGGCGCTGCACGTGCGTACTAAATCGTCGGCGTCGGACCTCGTGACGGAAGTCGACGCGCTCGCCGAGGCGGCGATTCGCGAAGTGATCCTCGCGCGGTTTCCCGACCACGCGATTCTCGGTGAGGAGGAGGGAGCGGTCGGCTCGTCGCCTGCTCGCTGGGTCGTCGATCCGCTCGACGGCACGGTGAACTACGCGCACGGCTTTCCGGTGAGTTGCGCCTCGGTCGCGTTCGAGTGGAACGGTCGGCGCTTGGCGGGCGCCGTCTACGATCAAGGCCGCGACGAACTGTTCACGGCGACGCTCGGAGGCGGCGCGTTTCTCAACGGAGCGCCGCTGGCGGTATCGACCACGCCGAGCGTGTCGGCGCCCGCCTTGCTCGCCACGGGCTTTCCGTACGATCCGGAAGACACCCGCAATTTCGAACGCTTTCGGCGGTTGCTCGCCATGGGCGTGCCCATTCGGCGGCCGGGCGCGGCGGCGCTCGACTTGTGTTACGTGGCCGCCGGACGGCTCGACGGGTATTGGGAGTTCGGGTTGCATCCGTGGGACGCGGCGGCGGGAAGCCTGATCGTGGAGGAGGCGGGCGGACGCGTCACGGACGGCGGCGGCGCCTCGACGCCCTACGGCGAGATGATTCTCGCCACCAACGGCCTTTTTCACTCCGAGTTGCTGGGCGCGCTCGCCTGA
- a CDS encoding Rossmann-like and DUF2520 domain-containing protein encodes MTPRIGFLGAGRVGTTLALGWRRVGRDVRAAWSRSGRKISDVECLPAPQDVLDACDVVFVTVADAAVESTASAVTWSDRHLAVHCAGALDLDVLEAARRAGAKVASLHPLQTFADPDTTLTTLRGAAFTIEGDDESAALLSTLASDLGGRSLRLPAGHRALYHASAQYVGAFLTTLLRESAFLWRALGVSERDALAALVPLAVGTLRSAEAVGPVGALAGPLARGDAPTVERHLAALPEAHLDLYRALSLRALELARERGLQDDVAARLFALLESP; translated from the coding sequence ATGACGCCGCGCATCGGCTTTCTCGGCGCGGGACGCGTCGGTACGACGCTCGCCCTGGGTTGGCGGCGGGTGGGCCGTGACGTGCGCGCCGCGTGGAGCCGCTCGGGCCGCAAGATTTCCGACGTCGAATGCCTGCCTGCGCCGCAAGACGTCCTCGACGCGTGCGACGTCGTCTTCGTCACCGTGGCCGACGCGGCCGTGGAGAGCACGGCGAGCGCCGTGACGTGGAGTGATCGGCATCTCGCCGTGCACTGCGCGGGCGCGCTGGACCTCGACGTCCTCGAAGCCGCGAGGCGGGCGGGCGCGAAGGTGGCGAGCCTGCATCCCCTTCAGACGTTCGCCGATCCCGACACCACGCTAACGACCCTGCGCGGCGCCGCCTTCACGATCGAGGGCGACGACGAGAGCGCGGCCCTGCTGTCGACGCTCGCGAGCGACCTCGGCGGACGCTCGTTGCGCCTTCCCGCAGGGCACCGCGCGCTGTACCACGCCTCGGCTCAGTACGTCGGCGCCTTTCTCACGACTCTCCTGCGCGAAAGCGCGTTCCTTTGGCGAGCCTTGGGCGTGAGCGAGCGAGACGCCCTCGCCGCCCTCGTGCCGCTCGCGGTCGGGACGCTTCGAAGCGCCGAAGCCGTCGGTCCCGTCGGCGCGCTCGCGGGACCCCTCGCCCGCGGAGACGCGCCCACCGTGGAGCGTCACCTCGCCGCGTTGCCTGAAGCGCACCTCGACTTGTACCGCGCCCTGTCCCTTCGCGCCCTCGAACTCGCGCGCGAGCGAGGCTTGCAGGACGACGTCGCCGCGCGTCTCTTTGCACTGCTGGAGTCGCCGTGA
- a CDS encoding CoA transferase subunit A, whose translation MTHSDGKFFDSALAALGGLQDGATVMVGGFGLVGAPLTLIEALCEHGAKDLTIISNNLGEPGGKGLSKLLKLGRIRKAIGSYFTSNPEVVAAVERGELHVQLLPQGTLAEAIRAGGAGLGGFFTPVGAGTLLAAGKEERVIDGKRFVLEAPLKADFALVRARRADALGNLVYDATQQNFNVAMSSAARVTVAEVDEVVEVGAVAPEMIHTPHLFVKRLVKAEVLITDVKSVAEMTR comes from the coding sequence ATGACGCACTCGGACGGGAAGTTCTTCGATTCGGCGCTCGCGGCGCTCGGCGGCCTGCAAGACGGCGCCACCGTCATGGTCGGCGGCTTCGGCCTCGTCGGCGCGCCCCTCACCCTCATCGAGGCGCTGTGCGAGCACGGCGCGAAGGACCTCACCATCATCTCCAACAATCTCGGCGAGCCGGGCGGCAAGGGATTGTCGAAGCTTCTCAAGCTGGGCCGCATTCGCAAGGCGATCGGGTCGTACTTCACGTCGAATCCTGAAGTCGTCGCGGCGGTGGAGCGCGGCGAGTTGCACGTGCAGCTTTTGCCGCAAGGCACGCTCGCCGAGGCGATTCGGGCGGGCGGCGCGGGTCTCGGCGGCTTCTTCACGCCGGTCGGAGCGGGCACCCTGCTCGCGGCGGGCAAGGAGGAGCGCGTCATCGACGGCAAGCGTTTCGTCCTCGAAGCGCCCCTCAAAGCCGACTTCGCCCTCGTACGCGCCCGCCGCGCCGACGCGCTCGGCAACTTGGTGTACGACGCGACGCAGCAGAACTTCAACGTCGCGATGTCGAGCGCGGCGCGCGTGACGGTCGCCGAAGTCGACGAGGTCGTCGAGGTGGGCGCGGTCGCGCCCGAAATGATTCACACGCCGCACTTGTTCGTCAAGCGCCTCGTGAAAGCCGAGGTGCTCATCACGGACGTCAAAAGCGTCGCCGAGATGACGCGCTGA
- a CDS encoding type IV pilus twitching motility protein PilT, producing the protein MTLDELLRTMVGKRASDIHLQAGSPPTGRIDGVLVGFGNSILMPADTVTLARSLLSADQWEDFEYRNEYDCAYSLPGVARFRCNLFRQRGAIGIVMRVVGDVIPSFEALGLPVATMREFAAQDRGLILVTGPTGSGKSTTLASLLDHMNRTYAYNCITIEDPIEFLHKNKRSIIVQREVGNDTRDFRSALKYAMRQDPDVIMIGEMRDKETVEAAITAAQTGHLVLSTLHTNDAMRTVNRIIDFFAPHERQQIRLQLAESLIGIVSQRLLRRSDGTGRALALELLINTPLIKDYIKDEDKTPLIKDALIEDNIRGMHTFDQHLVELYRAQMISLDEALSSATSPHEVRLMITRSGMSV; encoded by the coding sequence GTGACTCTGGACGAACTGTTGCGCACGATGGTCGGCAAGCGTGCCTCGGACATTCACCTGCAAGCGGGAAGCCCCCCGACGGGCCGCATCGACGGCGTGCTCGTCGGCTTCGGCAACTCGATCCTGATGCCGGCCGACACGGTGACCCTTGCGCGGTCGCTGCTTTCCGCCGATCAATGGGAAGACTTCGAGTACCGCAACGAGTACGACTGCGCCTACAGCTTGCCGGGCGTGGCGCGCTTCCGCTGCAACCTCTTTCGGCAGCGCGGCGCGATCGGCATCGTGATGCGCGTCGTCGGAGACGTCATTCCCTCGTTCGAAGCGCTCGGTCTGCCCGTCGCGACGATGCGCGAATTCGCGGCGCAAGACCGCGGCCTCATCCTCGTGACGGGACCGACGGGCTCGGGCAAGTCCACGACGCTCGCGTCGCTGCTCGACCACATGAACCGCACGTACGCGTACAACTGCATCACCATCGAGGACCCGATCGAGTTTTTGCACAAGAACAAGCGCTCGATCATCGTGCAGCGCGAAGTCGGCAACGACACGCGCGACTTCCGCTCGGCGCTGAAGTACGCCATGCGGCAAGACCCCGACGTCATCATGATCGGCGAGATGCGCGACAAGGAGACGGTGGAGGCGGCCATCACGGCGGCCCAGACGGGCCACCTCGTGCTGAGCACGCTGCACACGAACGACGCGATGCGCACCGTCAACCGCATCATCGACTTCTTCGCGCCGCACGAGCGTCAGCAAATTCGGCTGCAACTCGCCGAGTCGCTGATCGGCATCGTCTCGCAGCGTCTGCTGCGCCGCTCGGACGGAACGGGACGCGCCTTGGCCCTCGAGCTGCTGATCAACACGCCGCTCATCAAGGACTACATCAAGGACGAGGACAAGACGCCTTTGATCAAGGACGCCCTCATCGAGGACAACATTCGCGGCATGCACACCTTCGATCAGCACCTCGTCGAGCTGTACCGCGCGCAGATGATTTCGCTCGACGAAGCCCTCAGCTCCGCGACGAGTCCGCACGAAGTGCGCCTCATGATCACCCGCTCGGGAATGAGTGTATAA
- the purB gene encoding adenylosuccinate lyase → MIDRYLTPEMKALWSERSRYRAWLDVELAAMAAQASEGEVPREAYDDLVRRTTADPLDDAFAARVAEIENVTRHDIVAFTTALSERYGESARFVHHGLTSTDVVDTAQNRLLDEALGLVEADTRALRDVCREQAVTYKHVPTIGRTHGIHAEPMTFGLKFLNWMSTLDRDLERLANARARVRVVMLSGSVGTFAHVSPSIEQAVAAAWSWDVAKVSNQTLARDRHAEVLAALAILGTTLEKIAVEVRHLQRTEVREAMEPFGAGQKGSSSMPHKKNPILTENVTGLARLLRGYLATGLENVALWHERDISHSSAERVILPDATSAASYATRRLTSVLRGLVVFEERMLSNLNSLGGLAFSQRVLHKLIDGAGLTREAAYHIVQRAALRSWETGEGLRDLLAADSDNPLDAADLDDAFDLSWYLREVDTIYARFGL, encoded by the coding sequence GTGATCGACCGTTACCTGACACCGGAGATGAAGGCGTTGTGGAGCGAGCGCAGCCGATACCGCGCTTGGCTCGACGTGGAACTCGCCGCGATGGCCGCGCAGGCGAGCGAAGGCGAGGTGCCGCGCGAAGCGTACGACGACCTCGTGCGCCGCACGACCGCCGATCCGCTCGACGACGCCTTCGCGGCGCGCGTCGCCGAGATCGAGAACGTCACGCGCCACGACATCGTGGCCTTCACGACGGCCCTCTCGGAACGCTACGGCGAGTCGGCGCGCTTCGTGCACCACGGCCTGACGAGCACGGACGTCGTCGACACCGCGCAAAACAGGTTGCTGGACGAAGCGTTGGGCCTCGTCGAAGCGGACACCCGAGCGCTTCGCGACGTGTGCCGCGAGCAGGCCGTGACGTACAAGCACGTCCCGACGATCGGGCGCACGCACGGCATACACGCCGAGCCGATGACCTTCGGCTTGAAGTTCCTGAATTGGATGTCGACGCTCGACCGCGATCTGGAACGTCTCGCCAACGCGCGAGCGCGCGTTCGCGTCGTGATGCTGTCGGGGTCGGTCGGGACGTTCGCGCACGTCTCTCCCAGCATCGAGCAGGCCGTCGCGGCCGCGTGGAGTTGGGACGTCGCCAAGGTGTCGAATCAGACGTTGGCGCGAGACCGTCACGCGGAAGTGCTCGCCGCGCTCGCCATCCTCGGCACGACTTTGGAGAAGATCGCCGTGGAAGTGCGCCACCTTCAGCGAACCGAGGTGCGCGAGGCGATGGAGCCGTTCGGCGCGGGGCAGAAGGGCAGCAGTTCCATGCCGCACAAGAAAAACCCCATCCTCACGGAAAACGTCACGGGCCTCGCTCGACTTCTGCGCGGCTATCTGGCGACGGGTTTGGAAAACGTCGCCTTGTGGCACGAGCGCGACATCAGCCACTCCAGCGCCGAGCGCGTCATCCTGCCCGACGCGACGAGCGCCGCGTCGTACGCCACGCGCCGCCTCACGAGCGTGCTGCGCGGCCTCGTGGTGTTCGAAGAGCGCATGCTCTCGAACTTGAACTCGCTCGGCGGCTTGGCCTTCAGCCAGCGCGTTTTGCACAAGCTCATCGACGGCGCGGGCCTGACGCGCGAAGCGGCGTATCACATCGTGCAGCGCGCCGCCCTGCGCAGTTGGGAGACGGGCGAGGGCCTGCGAGACCTGCTCGCCGCCGATTCCGACAATCCGCTGGACGCGGCGGACCTCGACGACGCCTTCGACTTGAGCTGGTACTTGCGCGAGGTGGACACGATCTACGCGCGGTTCGGATTGTGA
- the panC gene encoding pantoate--beta-alanine ligase, whose translation MKLIESPSELHATLSGVSSVGLVPTMGYLHDGHASLIRRARIENEVVVVSVFVNPLQFGRGEDLGRYPRDLPHDLRVAQDAGAHVLFTPSVETMYPVGFATRVEVTGPGDGFEGASRPGHFSGVATVVLKLLNLVKPARAYFGEKDWQQLAVVRRVTTDLNLDVDIVACPTMREPSGLALSSRNAYLTAEQRERASVLASALRAAQKAYRRGERRSAAILDAARLVLLSEREFTLDYLSLVDEHLGEFERVTNPASARLLIAGRLFGVRLIDNMPLVEEVSALGGRT comes from the coding sequence ATGAAGCTCATCGAATCGCCGAGCGAACTGCACGCCACCTTGTCGGGCGTGTCGTCGGTCGGTCTCGTTCCCACCATGGGATACCTCCACGACGGCCACGCCAGCCTCATCCGCCGCGCGCGGATCGAGAACGAAGTCGTCGTCGTCAGCGTCTTCGTGAATCCCTTGCAGTTCGGGCGCGGCGAGGACCTCGGACGCTATCCGCGCGACTTGCCGCACGATCTGCGCGTCGCGCAAGACGCGGGCGCGCACGTCCTGTTCACGCCGAGCGTCGAGACGATGTACCCCGTCGGCTTCGCCACACGCGTCGAAGTCACCGGGCCCGGCGACGGCTTCGAGGGAGCGTCGCGCCCAGGGCACTTCTCCGGCGTGGCGACGGTCGTCTTGAAGCTGCTCAACCTCGTGAAGCCCGCGCGCGCGTACTTCGGAGAAAAAGACTGGCAGCAGCTCGCCGTGGTGCGGCGCGTCACGACCGACCTCAACCTCGACGTCGATATCGTCGCGTGCCCCACGATGCGCGAGCCGTCGGGCTTGGCGCTCAGCAGCCGCAACGCCTACCTGACGGCCGAGCAGCGCGAGCGCGCCAGCGTGTTGGCGAGCGCCTTGCGAGCCGCCCAAAAGGCGTACCGCCGAGGAGAGCGCCGATCGGCGGCCATTCTCGACGCGGCGCGCCTCGTGCTGCTGTCCGAGCGGGAATTCACGCTCGATTACCTCTCGCTCGTCGACGAGCACCTCGGGGAGTTCGAGCGCGTCACGAACCCCGCCTCGGCCCGCTTGTTGATCGCCGGACGGCTGTTCGGCGTGCGGCTCATCGACAACATGCCCCTTGTGGAGGAAGTTTCAGCTTTGGGAGGTCGAACGTGA
- a CDS encoding DHH family phosphoesterase, with product MTLANHAEPRYADLCREVARHLSAHTGPILIFSHVDADGDALGSSLGLARALRLLGKDATACVKVPNYLRFLASEGEVRETPLEAWPEGALTVVLDVDNNDPVRVDLADLASFSGPVLNVDHHGTNKRTATVSLVDPTKAATALMVMDVVNELGAPWSSEVATPILLGINTDTGSFKFSNTTPEVLRAAADLVEHGADLVTINEQLAQQSRSYFALLREVLGSMEFLFGGLVVIARVDEGMLARAGATWEEVESYVSVIRSARGTELACLFKDYGASVKLSVRSRGKLSAQRIAVACGGGGHFAAAGATVKAPFVQARALFDREAKAELERVGLA from the coding sequence ATGACGCTCGCCAATCATGCCGAACCTCGCTACGCGGACTTGTGCCGAGAAGTGGCGCGCCACCTATCCGCCCACACGGGGCCAATCTTGATCTTCTCGCACGTGGACGCGGACGGAGACGCGCTCGGAAGCTCGCTCGGTTTGGCGCGCGCGTTGCGGTTGCTCGGCAAGGACGCGACGGCGTGCGTGAAGGTTCCGAACTACCTTCGCTTCTTGGCGAGCGAAGGCGAGGTGCGCGAGACGCCGTTGGAAGCGTGGCCCGAGGGAGCGTTGACGGTGGTGCTGGACGTCGACAACAACGATCCGGTTCGCGTGGACCTCGCCGATCTCGCGTCGTTCTCGGGGCCGGTGCTCAACGTCGATCATCACGGAACGAACAAGCGAACGGCGACCGTGAGCCTCGTGGACCCGACGAAGGCGGCGACGGCGTTGATGGTGATGGACGTCGTCAATGAACTTGGCGCGCCTTGGTCCTCGGAAGTCGCCACGCCGATCCTGCTCGGCATCAACACCGACACGGGCTCGTTCAAGTTCTCGAACACGACGCCCGAGGTACTTCGCGCGGCGGCCGACCTCGTGGAGCACGGCGCGGATCTCGTGACGATCAACGAGCAGCTCGCGCAGCAGTCGCGCTCGTACTTCGCGCTCTTGCGCGAAGTGCTCGGAAGCATGGAGTTTTTGTTCGGCGGCCTCGTGGTGATCGCGCGCGTGGACGAGGGCATGCTGGCGCGGGCGGGCGCGACGTGGGAGGAAGTCGAGTCGTACGTGAGCGTCATTCGCTCGGCGCGTGGAACGGAGCTCGCGTGCCTGTTCAAGGATTACGGCGCGTCGGTGAAGCTCAGCGTTCGTTCGCGCGGCAAGCTCAGCGCGCAACGCATCGCCGTGGCGTGCGGAGGCGGAGGGCACTTCGCGGCGGCGGGCGCGACGGTGAAGGCGCCGTTCGTGCAGGCGCGGGCGCTGTTCGACCGCGAGGCGAAAGCAGAGTTGGAGCGCGTCGGCTTGGCTTGA
- a CDS encoding cyclic nucleotide-binding domain-containing protein, whose protein sequence is MTLYTSGANPQQHEPQGRPLRRGDTLYYTGDPGTSLYRLDSGLLRAIRLTPQGRNLTVRHIMPGDIFGEEALHGLARSHQVVALTEAVISPIYTQMLSSEELWTVTRSLSAQLQRVMNDGVHIQDGELRERIARYLLNLADSSLGGKHGDGRRFVRATHELIAEGTGATRESVSKLIGEMRDDGLLTPAYRCISLSDEKSLRALAGI, encoded by the coding sequence ATGACTCTGTACACCTCAGGAGCCAATCCGCAGCAGCACGAACCCCAAGGACGGCCTCTTCGCCGTGGAGACACGCTCTACTACACCGGCGACCCCGGCACCAGCCTCTACCGCCTCGACAGCGGCTTGCTGCGCGCCATCCGTCTCACGCCGCAGGGCCGCAACCTCACCGTGCGCCACATCATGCCGGGCGACATCTTCGGTGAGGAAGCGCTGCACGGCCTCGCCCGCAGCCATCAAGTCGTCGCGCTCACCGAGGCCGTCATCTCGCCGATCTACACGCAAATGCTCTCCAGCGAAGAGCTCTGGACGGTCACGCGCTCCCTGTCCGCGCAACTTCAGCGCGTCATGAACGACGGCGTGCACATTCAAGACGGCGAACTGCGCGAACGCATCGCCCGCTACCTGCTCAACCTCGCCGACTCGTCGCTCGGCGGCAAGCACGGCGACGGACGCCGCTTCGTGCGCGCCACGCACGAGCTCATCGCCGAGGGAACGGGCGCCACGCGCGAAAGCGTCTCGAAGCTCATCGGCGAAATGCGTGACGACGGCCTGCTCACGCCCGCCTACCGCTGCATCAGCCTCTCCGACGAGAAGTCCTTGCGCGCCCTCGCGGGCATTTGA